The Peribacillus simplex genome contains a region encoding:
- a CDS encoding tyrosine-type recombinase/integrase: MKRPPFSQIYHFSHKKKYTLCCKKIRLRCCRRRRPALYDQYRRAYSPSYLSQYITKAIKESGLPFLMFRSSSIGPHILRHAFSIISHLNGVDVYQIMKSLGHVQLSTTEIYLEKVFEKVRHAIHLWKSDVFGEYI, from the coding sequence ATGAAACGCCCCCCTTTCTCTCAGATTTATCATTTCTCGCATAAGAAGAAATATACTCTATGCTGTAAAAAAATTAGACTAAGATGCTGCAGAAGGAGACGACCCGCTCTTTACGACCAATACCGCCGCGCCTACTCTCCCTCTTATTTGTCTCAATACATCACAAAAGCCATTAAAGAGAGTGGATTGCCTTTTTTGATGTTTCGTTCTTCTTCTATTGGTCCTCATATACTCAGGCATGCTTTTTCCATAATTTCTCACTTAAATGGAGTGGATGTCTATCAGATTATGAAGAGTCTGGGCCATGTGCAGCTATCCACTACAGAAATTTATTTGGAGAAGGTTTTTGAAAAAGTACGACATGCGATTCATTTGTGGAAATCAGATGTGTTTGGAGAGTATATATAA
- a CDS encoding L-lactate permease, which translates to MTYTQNFTVVGDSLALSAIVAVIPILYFFWALAVKRMKGYRAGLTTLLIALILAVIAFGMPTQMAIMSATHGAVYGVLPIGWIIISSVFLYKLTVKTGQFDIIRNSVVSLTEDRRLQALLVAFSFGAFLEGAAGFGAPVAISAALLVGLGFNPLYAAGLCLIANTAPVAFGAIGAPIIALEGPTGISAMEISKMVGRQLPFLSVVIPFYLIVIMAGFKKAFEVMPAILVTGITFAVTQFLSSNFLGPELPDILSALVSLLALAVFLKFWKPKTIFRFSAEQEMAATLAVNEPSSHKPTYTGGQIFKAWSPFLVLTGVISLWGIPTIKQALTGHYEGTNVVLSTINSIGHALSFIPNVPLLNNKIINAAGETIPAFYKLELLGAAGTAVLIAAIITKYIVKISWKGWLVTFGETLNELKFPIITIASVVGYAYVTNSSGMSTSMGMVLAKTGLLFPFFSPILGWLGVFITGSDTSANLLFGNMQKVTATSIGMDPVLAVAANSSGGVTGKMISPQSIAVACAAVGLAGKESDLFRFTIKHSIILVIIVGIMTYLQNGVLSWMIP; encoded by the coding sequence ATGACATATACACAAAACTTTACAGTGGTAGGAGATAGCCTCGCTTTATCCGCTATCGTGGCAGTAATTCCAATACTTTATTTCTTCTGGGCATTGGCAGTGAAGAGAATGAAAGGGTATCGGGCAGGGCTCACGACGCTATTAATTGCTTTGATATTGGCGGTTATTGCATTTGGAATGCCAACACAAATGGCGATTATGTCTGCTACACACGGGGCGGTATACGGGGTTTTGCCTATTGGTTGGATCATTATCAGTTCAGTTTTCCTTTATAAATTAACCGTAAAAACAGGACAATTTGATATTATTCGTAATTCAGTTGTTTCACTTACGGAAGACCGTCGTCTTCAGGCACTATTGGTAGCGTTCTCATTTGGGGCATTTCTTGAAGGAGCCGCTGGTTTTGGTGCACCTGTTGCCATTTCTGCTGCACTTCTTGTTGGTCTTGGATTCAATCCTTTATATGCAGCTGGCTTGTGTTTAATTGCCAATACAGCACCGGTTGCATTTGGGGCAATAGGAGCACCAATTATCGCGCTTGAGGGACCTACCGGAATTTCCGCGATGGAGATTTCAAAAATGGTTGGACGCCAATTACCGTTTTTATCTGTAGTCATACCTTTTTATTTAATCGTGATTATGGCAGGCTTTAAAAAAGCCTTCGAAGTCATGCCTGCAATTTTAGTGACTGGTATTACTTTTGCAGTAACACAATTCTTAAGCTCTAACTTCCTTGGACCAGAACTTCCGGATATTTTATCGGCTCTTGTTTCATTACTTGCTTTAGCAGTTTTCCTGAAATTTTGGAAACCGAAAACCATCTTCCGTTTTTCAGCCGAACAAGAAATGGCTGCAACACTTGCTGTAAATGAACCTTCTAGCCACAAGCCAACTTATACTGGCGGACAAATTTTTAAAGCGTGGTCACCATTCCTAGTTTTAACGGGAGTAATCTCCCTTTGGGGTATTCCAACCATAAAGCAGGCACTAACAGGACACTATGAAGGAACAAATGTTGTTTTATCAACGATTAATTCTATAGGGCATGCATTATCGTTTATACCCAACGTTCCTTTATTAAATAATAAGATTATAAACGCTGCGGGAGAAACCATACCTGCCTTTTACAAGCTGGAATTGCTAGGTGCTGCTGGTACAGCGGTTCTGATTGCAGCAATCATTACGAAATATATTGTAAAAATTTCCTGGAAGGGTTGGTTAGTTACATTCGGTGAAACACTAAACGAACTTAAATTTCCCATTATCACAATAGCCTCTGTTGTAGGATACGCATATGTAACAAACTCTTCAGGAATGAGCACATCTATGGGTATGGTATTGGCGAAAACAGGACTTTTATTCCCTTTCTTCTCTCCTATACTAGGCTGGCTAGGAGTGTTCATTACTGGTTCTGATACATCGGCCAACTTACTATTCGGTAACATGCAAAAAGTTACAGCTACTTCAATAGGCATGGATCCAGTGCTCGCAGTGGCAGCGAACTCTTCAGGCGGAGTAACCGGAAAGATGATTTCGCCTCAATCAATTGCAGTAGCTTGCGCCGCAGTAGGCCTAGCAGGGAAAGAATCTGATTTGTTTCGCTTCACTATAAAGCATAGTATTATACTGGTGATTATTGTTGGAATCATGACATATTTACAGAATGGGGTGTTATCCTGGATGATTCCTTAA
- a CDS encoding spore germination protein, with the protein MINLRERGAFHIFFSGLFKRKRYSKYQQTNQNVCSEKLSSIDHYPLYPDLSMNIQVLQQMFHHAPDLVIRHFEFGGKGTKAALVYVDGLTDKNSISNNVLSAVMQSSFDPKKGLPTTVGDVEEVHSWKSVENALFAGDSALFIQGETKAFLLDTKGWPQRAIEDPKLETSLKGAHQGFVETGSQNVAMLRRYIPNRELIIKELTVGVRGKSKVFIVYLGDVASEEVLQELEDRIKQIQMDVVINTGELSELIEDNPYSPFPQFLLTERPDSVASQILQGRFAVIVDRSPSVLIAPVTLMSFLQSVDDYSTRWLAASLIRLLRFFAFMITLFLPATYVAIISYNYEVIPLKLFLSIAESRMVVPFPPIIEALLMEVTIEMMREAGVRLPAPIGQTVGIVGGIVIGQAAVQAGIVSNIMVIVVSATAIGSFIIPSYDMGTAIRMLRFPMMLLAVMFGSTGIMIGAMTLIAHLISLESLGTPYASPLAPFRFADMKDSFIRFPLWKMITRPKSVRTIQSNRQGKPKR; encoded by the coding sequence ATGATAAATCTGAGAGAAAGGGGGGCGTTTCATATTTTTTTCTCCGGTTTATTTAAAAGGAAACGTTATTCAAAATACCAGCAAACAAACCAAAATGTTTGTTCAGAAAAACTTAGTTCGATAGATCATTATCCGCTGTATCCTGATTTATCGATGAATATACAAGTACTTCAGCAGATGTTTCACCATGCTCCGGATTTGGTGATTCGCCACTTCGAATTCGGCGGAAAGGGAACAAAGGCAGCTTTAGTATACGTAGATGGTTTAACAGATAAAAATTCAATAAGCAATAACGTTCTAAGTGCCGTGATGCAATCCTCTTTCGACCCAAAGAAGGGATTGCCTACAACTGTAGGGGATGTTGAAGAAGTCCATTCATGGAAATCCGTTGAAAATGCACTTTTTGCAGGTGACAGCGCCTTATTCATCCAAGGGGAAACTAAGGCGTTTCTTTTGGATACAAAAGGATGGCCTCAAAGAGCGATTGAAGATCCGAAGTTAGAAACATCACTGAAAGGTGCCCACCAGGGATTTGTAGAGACCGGAAGTCAGAATGTAGCAATGTTGCGAAGGTATATTCCTAACCGAGAATTGATCATAAAGGAACTTACAGTCGGTGTTCGCGGAAAGTCAAAGGTCTTTATCGTTTATTTGGGAGATGTTGCTAGTGAAGAAGTACTGCAGGAACTTGAAGACAGAATCAAACAGATTCAAATGGACGTGGTAATCAATACTGGTGAACTATCTGAACTCATTGAAGATAACCCATATTCCCCGTTTCCTCAGTTTTTATTAACCGAGAGGCCGGACTCAGTAGCTTCACAAATCCTTCAAGGTCGATTTGCCGTTATCGTCGATCGTTCGCCATCTGTTTTAATTGCTCCGGTAACATTAATGTCTTTTCTTCAGAGTGTTGATGATTACAGCACACGCTGGTTAGCTGCATCATTGATACGGTTGCTGCGATTTTTCGCTTTTATGATCACATTATTTCTACCTGCAACATATGTAGCCATTATATCCTATAATTACGAAGTGATTCCTTTAAAGCTTTTTTTATCCATAGCCGAATCACGGATGGTTGTGCCCTTTCCGCCAATCATAGAAGCACTCCTGATGGAGGTTACCATTGAAATGATGAGAGAAGCAGGCGTTCGTCTTCCGGCTCCAATAGGCCAAACGGTTGGAATTGTGGGAGGAATTGTGATCGGACAGGCAGCTGTTCAGGCAGGTATAGTAAGCAATATTATGGTGATTGTCGTTTCTGCAACGGCAATCGGCTCATTTATCATTCCAAGTTATGACATGGGGACAGCTATCCGAATGCTGCGATTCCCCATGATGTTATTAGCAGTCATGTTTGGAAGTACCGGAATCATGATTGGTGCCATGACGTTGATTGCCCATTTAATTAGTCTTGAATCGCTGGGAACTCCGTATGCAAGCCCATTAGCTCCTTTCCGGTTTGCTGAT